Genomic DNA from Anguilla anguilla isolate fAngAng1 chromosome 17, fAngAng1.pri, whole genome shotgun sequence:
ctttccccattcattctcaACGGTAGTTCTTAACGTTGCGGGTGTAATATAGTTTTGGCCACACAATGATGTGTTGGCGCTGTTCTgtcctgaatgaatgaatcatcaTCGCCTCTACAGTACTTAACCGCGAAGCTACCTGTACGACCGACATCGCTTCCCGCGAATCATTTCACTCACCTGTCTCAGCACTTACGTTTCGGTAAGTCCTATCTCTGTAATTGTACATGTaatacagacatacacgcaaCTGTATACATTTAGTTTGTTAGTTcgttttatattaaaaaaaagatgtttagaTTGATGCAAATCTGACCTGAGAGacgttttgacataaacggTCTGGGTTAATAACAATTTACCTCAGGTTTTACCGGGTTAGCCTGGCTACGTCCTAAACGGTCTTCGGgaaaacttttactttttaacCAAATGTAGCCGGGTTTTGACCTGATCGCCTAGACGACAATTCACtaacttttcaccacaaaatggGGTGGTCAGTAGATTATGTTTTCCTATTTGAATGATGGTTTTCACATCCAGATTGTGAATATGTTTGTAAATTATAGAATTTTAAGTGGGAATAATTGCAGGTAAACGCGattatgtgtctgtatgtaatgtcacatgttttaaaataacaaaacatattATTCTAGGCATATTGTCTATTTTTCGTTTGCACTGTTTTGGACTGGGAGGAACAACATTTCGTTTTTTAAGtaagcaaaaatgacaaatacagaAATCTTGAATCTTAAATCTTAATGTCCAATATCTCGGTTAGTATTGGTATAATCCTGCGATCATATTTGGATTTACAATATGCTTAATTCTCCCCTCGCTGTAGTATTGTTGTTTTCACCATCATTAGTAGTTTTGCCCGTTTTGTATCTGCCTTTGTTACACTTGAAGGgccagacacacaaacacacatttctttcaTCCTAACTAATGCTGCTTTGATGTACACAGGTGATCACCATGCAGAGGCCTGTAAATTTTTTCCCAGGAAAGAAGGAGGTGTGCTTCAGAAGAGGCCCCTCCGGCCATTTACGGCAGGACCCGTCTGATGAGGCTGCAAAGATCAAACGCAACCCTTCTCTGCAGGACAAGTCCCGACCTTTGAAGGAAGAAGATGTGAAAGATAATGCCTACACTGTGGTCtttcagaggggaggggatgtgtCTGATAAGCTGGAGGTGTTGGGAGAGTATGTGCTACAGTTTGGGAAGTACAAAGGTAAATCCTTCAGATGGCTTCTGGAAAATGATGTTGGATATACCATATATCTTCTGAACAAGgttgaagaggaggagaaggcaggAATCTTCAGCCCCGAGGGCCACAGCAAGGACAGTCTGCTGTCCTTCATTGGTTATGCCAGGAGTTTTAAAGACATTGAAGACCTCAGACAGTATCCGTCTTCCAGACGGCCTGCGCCCTCAGTGTCGTCAGAGGGCGACAACCTTGTCGAGCCCGGGCCAAAAACACCTGGCAGCAGATCTGGGATAGTAGGGCTGATGGCTATGCAGCTTTCATCTTAGGCAAGCAGTGCGTTAAAAACAGTCAAATGTACAAACTGCAGCAATACCTCCTGAAGCAGCATTCCCTGCAGGGTACTAAACCAGCCCCGTCAACAGCGCCACCTGCTGTGTTGCCCCGCACCACGCCGATTACCTCCGAACCCAGCTCCAGTTCCTCAGGTTAGCTCAAACAAATATGcttatttctatatttaaatgtattttaacaaaCTACTGACGCTACTGATTCTTTTCACAGTgatggaggaggacgaggagcttGAGAGAGCAATGCTGAGTCTGTCGCCATCAAAGTTTCAGGCCCAGCCGAGTGAGTGTACAactgacttacacaacttactTACACAGCAAGTAGGAAACATACGCATAGAGATGATGACATGAGAACAGCACgatttcaaaaaaaatgagagACAGGATACACcttatgtttgttttatgtttactgtgtattgtcatttttaatcttCCCTCCACAATTACTACTGCTAGTCAATATTGCTGAAAAATATAAgcttattattacttttttagtggaagctatttttttttggctgggcACCATACGGTGCATGacgcttaaaataaaaactaacaataaatcaatcaaccaTGGAGGCCATCTCTAAAAATGTACAGCCTTGTTAATGTAATACTAATGACAGTTATACTTTCAGGTTCACCAGTTGAAGTTGTCAGAGCCCAAGCTGTGTCTGTGCCAAGAGGTTTGCTCCATCAGTTTGAGAATTCTGTGATGAACAGAGTTCAACACCTGTTAATGAGTTCCAATGCACAAATTTCTTATTTTGGCTATGTTCTGGCCTGTTCTGacgtgtgtgttcttttttctaCTAACCAAACACTAACGTACAGTATATCAGCGATGAGGGTAagtgttcaaatgaattttacatttttttgcatgcttgttGCAGTGGTGCTTCTAGGGGGCATTTAAATTGCAATATGGACAGAATGAAAAGGCTTGGCTTGGAGCCAGTGCCACTATCTTtaattcaaaattttattttggccCACCAGTAAATCACGCAACATGCTTTGAATTCAcagtttgcttttaaaaatgcaagtcTGTTGACTTGCTTTACCTGCTTTCAAAACTTTTGTTGTTCTGAAAAATTTGGACAAACCCAATTCAAAATTGTAATTAGTCTGACAatcaaatacaggtaaaggaaGTATTAACAAGGCTACTGTACATTATGCAGACAGTGTTGTCTGGGCAAGGCTTATTGGAATAGAGTAACtctttgtatttgcatttacagTGAGGAGTAGGCCAGAGCCTACTGCTACACTCTCCAGGCCGGCCGACGACTCCCATGGGACTGCTTCTGCCTGTAAGTATGCATGTAGAAATAGAAGCCTGTCTATTTAATAAAGGTATCACTTCAGGTTATATGTTgatgttaatgttttattttttagctcCTTCGGCGGCAGGGAAGGTCCCACTGCCAATTCCTCCTGAGCTGCTGGCATTGGTTCCATCCTCTCTGCCAACACCTGGGACAGAACAACAGGAACAGGGTATGATGTTTCATGTAATGAACAGCACACTAAgacacctgtctgtctggctaATTATTGTGtccatattattatttacaacttGTAATTCCTGAGAAGATAGACTGCTGATtattgacatttctttttttctatcctCTTTTAAGGTCACAGCAAGCCAGCAGTACGACGCTCACCTCCATCACCAAAGAGACAAACCGTCACATCTCCCAGTATTGGTAAGCATTCAACAAAGAACATAAGTATAGCAATCAATATTTGATGTTAGCATCTGCTTGTTAATTACAGACTCCTGTGTTTGTACCATTTCCCTAA
This window encodes:
- the LOC118216085 gene encoding extensin-like; amino-acid sequence: MYKLQQYLLKQHSLQGTKPAPSTAPPAVLPRTTPITSEPSSSSSVMEEDEELERAMLSLSPSKFQAQPSSPVEVVRAQAVSVPRVRSRPEPTATLSRPADDSHGTASASPSAAGKVPLPIPPELLALVPSSLPTPGTEQQEQGHSKPAVRRSPPSPKRQTVTSPSIGSVSQGVWSSAPVRDEQETALAEALAHPTTAQQHPRPLTHPAPSPPALSAQPAHPASAYSYDQDVRQWNCSLQQRIWMKTELEALGLWPGSRPVRHLMNMVSLWRHPPQPELIETSSKLPSP